The Salinispora tropica CNB-440 genome has a window encoding:
- a CDS encoding bifunctional nuclease family protein: protein MRELSVVGVRVELPGNQPIVLLREVEGDRYLPIWIGAVEATAIAYEQQGVKPTRPLTHDLLRDVLAALEAPLQAVEITELKENVFFADLLLGDGVRVSARPSDSIALALRVGAPIRCADEVLSEAGIVIPDEQEDEVEKFREFLDQVSPEDFAG, encoded by the coding sequence GTGCGCGAGCTGAGTGTGGTCGGGGTTCGGGTGGAGCTGCCGGGCAACCAGCCGATCGTCCTGCTCCGGGAGGTCGAGGGGGACCGCTATCTGCCGATTTGGATCGGCGCGGTCGAGGCCACGGCGATTGCCTACGAGCAGCAGGGGGTCAAGCCGACGAGGCCGTTGACGCACGATCTTCTTCGGGATGTGTTGGCGGCGTTGGAAGCGCCGTTGCAGGCGGTGGAGATCACTGAGTTGAAGGAGAACGTCTTCTTCGCTGATCTGTTGCTTGGTGACGGGGTGCGGGTGTCGGCGCGGCCGAGTGATTCCATCGCGTTGGCGTTGCGGGTGGGGGCGCCGATTCGGTGTGCCGACGAGGTTCTCAGTGAGGCCGGGATTGTGATTCCGGACGAGCAGGAGGACGAGGTGGAGAAGTTCCGGGAGTTCCTGGACCAGGTGAGTCCGGAGGACTTTGCCGGTTGA
- a CDS encoding small basic family protein, whose amino-acid sequence MIAALALLAGVLLGLWLDPTVPGALQPYLPIAVVAALDAVFGGVRAKLDRIFDDKQFVVSFISNVLVAALIVYVGDQLGVGSQLSTGVVVVLGVRIFGNVAAIRRHLFRA is encoded by the coding sequence ATGATTGCGGCGTTGGCGTTGCTTGCAGGCGTGTTGCTCGGGCTGTGGCTCGATCCAACGGTGCCGGGGGCGCTGCAGCCGTATCTGCCGATCGCCGTGGTGGCGGCGTTGGACGCGGTGTTTGGTGGGGTTCGGGCGAAGCTGGACCGGATCTTCGACGACAAGCAGTTCGTGGTGTCGTTCATCTCCAACGTGTTGGTGGCTGCTCTGATCGTGTATGTGGGGGACCAGTTGGGGGTGGGTAGCCAGCTCTCCACCGGTGTGGTGGTGGTGCTGGGGGTTCGAATCTTCGGGAATGTGGCGGCGATCCGCCGGCACCTGTTCCGGGCGTAG
- a CDS encoding MerR family transcriptional regulator codes for MSIGEVLAQLRVDFPDATLSKLRFLEAEGLVEPQRTAAGYRKYSWDDVARLRFVLTAQRDQYLPLRVIREQLAVGDATGEQPGRSRPALVAVGPGGEVPGQPAEAESSQVRLDRAELVARSGVDEATLAELERLGVVVTDPPGWYDGDALIIAQAVAGLAAYGLEPRHLRGYRLAADREVGLFAQLVTPLARQSDPAARARAAETARELVALSQRLHAALVRVGLRSTLGR; via the coding sequence ATGAGCATCGGTGAGGTGCTGGCCCAGTTGCGGGTGGACTTCCCGGATGCCACGTTGTCGAAGTTGCGGTTCCTCGAGGCTGAAGGCTTGGTGGAGCCGCAGCGGACGGCGGCGGGGTACCGGAAGTACAGCTGGGATGATGTGGCGCGGTTGCGGTTTGTGTTGACCGCGCAGCGGGACCAGTATCTGCCGCTGCGGGTGATCCGTGAGCAGCTGGCGGTTGGGGATGCGACTGGTGAGCAACCGGGTCGTTCTCGGCCGGCGTTGGTGGCGGTGGGCCCGGGTGGGGAGGTGCCGGGGCAGCCGGCGGAGGCCGAGTCGTCACAGGTGCGGTTGGATCGGGCCGAGTTGGTTGCCCGCAGCGGTGTTGATGAGGCCACGCTGGCGGAGTTGGAGCGGCTTGGTGTGGTGGTGACGGATCCGCCGGGTTGGTATGACGGGGATGCGTTGATCATCGCCCAGGCGGTGGCAGGCCTGGCGGCATATGGGTTGGAGCCGCGGCATCTGCGGGGGTATCGGTTGGCGGCGGACCGTGAGGTGGGGTTGTTCGCGCAGTTGGTGACGCCGTTGGCGCGGCAGAGTGATCCGGCGGCGCGGGCGCGGGCGGCGGAGACGGCGCGGGAGTTGGTGGCGTTGTCGCAGCGGTTGCACGCGGCGTTGGTGCGCGTGGGGTTGCGTTCGACGTTGGGGCGGTGA
- the gcvP gene encoding aminomethyl-transferring glycine dehydrogenase, whose product MSLEQFAARHIGPDPQDERRMLEVVGYGSVDELMDAAIPEAIRWSGTLDLPAPASESEALAQLRALAERNTAAVSMIGLGYYGTHTPAVIRRNVLENPGWYTAYTPYQPEISQGRLEALLNFQTMVTDLTGLATANASMLDEGTAAAEAMTLARRASRSRSQVYVVDADTLPQTVAVIVGRAEPLGIDVQVVDVDGGDLPEEFFGLHVQYPGASGAVRDHTGVVSAAHAAGALVTVAADLLALTLLRPPGEIGVDIAVGTTQRFGVPMGFGGPHAGYLAVRAGLQRMLPGRLVGVSRDADGESAYRLALQTREQHIRREKATSNICTAQVLLAVMAGMYAVYHGPDGLRAIGARTHAMAARLAAGLHAGGVDVADVPFFDTVSAVVPGRAAEVVAAAERRGVSLRLVDTDRVGVACDETTTEEHLAAVWAAFGVPVFGGEVDPALPAALARTSDFLTHPVFTAHRSETAMLRYLRGLADLDYALDRGMIPLGSCTMKLNATTEMEPVSWAQFAQVHPLAPESQTAGYRELIVQLEGWLAEVTGYDAVSVQPNAGSQGELAGLLAIRAFHQSRDAGHRNVCLIPSSAHGTNAASAVMAGMRVVVVGCDADGNIDLIDLDSKIDAHRETLAAIMVTYPSTHGVYETGIAQVCAKVHDAGGQVYVDGANLNALVGFVKPGRFGADVSHLNLHKTFCIPHGGGGPGVGPVAVRSHLAPFLPGDPLAGDSGRPAVSAARYGSAGILPIPWMYLRMMGAAGLTRATGVAVLAANYVAARLRGAFPVLYAGNKGLVAHECILDLRPLTKATGVSVDDVAKRLIDYGFHAPTMSFPVAGTLMVEPTESEDLTELDRFCDALIAIRAEIDKVGSGEWPAEDNPLVNAPHTAAMVSADQWSHPYPRSVGAYPAGSRLGKYWPPVRRIDGAYGDRNLVCSCPAPQAFEE is encoded by the coding sequence ATGTCCCTAGAGCAGTTTGCCGCCCGTCATATCGGTCCGGATCCGCAGGACGAACGCCGGATGTTGGAGGTCGTCGGTTACGGCTCTGTTGACGAGCTGATGGATGCGGCGATCCCGGAGGCGATCCGGTGGTCGGGCACGCTGGACCTGCCGGCGCCGGCCAGTGAGTCGGAGGCGTTGGCGCAGCTGCGGGCGTTGGCTGAGCGCAACACTGCTGCGGTGTCGATGATTGGTCTTGGCTACTACGGCACGCATACTCCGGCGGTGATCCGGCGCAATGTGTTGGAGAACCCGGGCTGGTACACCGCGTACACGCCGTACCAGCCGGAGATCAGCCAGGGCCGGCTGGAGGCGTTGCTGAACTTCCAGACCATGGTCACCGATCTGACCGGGCTGGCGACCGCGAACGCTTCGATGCTCGATGAGGGCACCGCGGCGGCCGAGGCGATGACGCTGGCCCGACGGGCGAGTCGCAGCCGGAGTCAGGTGTATGTGGTGGATGCGGACACGCTGCCGCAGACGGTGGCGGTGATTGTGGGTCGGGCCGAGCCGCTCGGTATCGACGTGCAGGTGGTTGATGTTGATGGCGGCGACCTGCCGGAGGAGTTCTTCGGCCTGCATGTGCAGTATCCGGGGGCGTCCGGGGCGGTGCGGGACCATACGGGTGTGGTCAGCGCCGCGCATGCCGCCGGCGCGTTGGTGACCGTGGCCGCCGACCTGTTGGCGTTGACTCTGCTGCGCCCGCCGGGAGAGATCGGTGTGGATATCGCGGTGGGCACCACCCAGCGGTTCGGGGTGCCGATGGGCTTCGGCGGCCCGCACGCCGGTTATCTGGCCGTCCGCGCGGGCTTGCAGCGGATGCTGCCGGGCCGGCTGGTCGGTGTGTCGCGGGACGCGGACGGGGAGTCGGCCTACCGGTTGGCGTTGCAGACTCGGGAGCAGCACATCCGCCGGGAGAAGGCGACGAGCAACATCTGCACCGCGCAGGTGCTTCTCGCGGTGATGGCCGGGATGTACGCGGTCTACCACGGCCCGGACGGGTTGCGGGCGATTGGGGCGCGGACCCATGCGATGGCGGCGCGGCTGGCGGCTGGGTTGCACGCGGGTGGGGTGGATGTCGCGGATGTTCCGTTCTTCGACACTGTCTCGGCGGTCGTGCCGGGTCGGGCGGCCGAGGTGGTGGCCGCTGCCGAGCGGCGGGGGGTGAGTCTGCGGCTGGTGGATACCGACCGGGTGGGTGTTGCCTGCGACGAGACCACGACGGAGGAGCATCTCGCGGCGGTGTGGGCGGCGTTCGGGGTGCCGGTCTTCGGTGGTGAGGTGGATCCGGCGTTGCCGGCGGCGTTGGCCCGCACGTCGGATTTCCTGACCCACCCGGTGTTTACCGCCCATCGGTCGGAGACGGCGATGCTGCGGTACCTGCGCGGGCTGGCGGACCTCGACTATGCCTTGGATCGGGGCATGATCCCGTTGGGGTCGTGCACGATGAAGCTGAACGCGACCACCGAGATGGAGCCGGTGAGCTGGGCGCAGTTCGCGCAGGTGCATCCGTTGGCGCCCGAGTCGCAGACCGCCGGTTACCGGGAGCTGATTGTCCAGTTGGAGGGTTGGCTGGCGGAGGTGACCGGGTACGACGCGGTCAGTGTGCAGCCCAACGCCGGCTCGCAGGGGGAGTTGGCGGGGTTGTTGGCGATCCGCGCGTTCCACCAGTCGCGGGATGCGGGGCACCGGAATGTGTGCCTGATTCCGTCGTCGGCGCATGGTACGAACGCCGCGTCGGCGGTGATGGCGGGGATGCGGGTGGTGGTGGTCGGCTGTGACGCCGACGGCAACATCGACCTGATTGACCTCGACAGCAAGATCGATGCGCATCGGGAGACGCTCGCCGCGATCATGGTGACGTATCCGTCGACGCACGGCGTGTATGAGACGGGTATCGCTCAGGTGTGCGCGAAGGTGCACGACGCGGGCGGGCAGGTGTATGTCGACGGGGCGAACCTCAATGCCCTGGTGGGTTTCGTCAAGCCGGGACGGTTCGGTGCGGACGTGTCGCATCTGAATCTGCACAAGACGTTCTGCATCCCGCATGGTGGTGGTGGGCCGGGCGTGGGGCCGGTGGCGGTGCGCTCGCATCTGGCGCCGTTCTTGCCGGGTGACCCGCTCGCGGGGGATTCGGGCCGGCCGGCGGTGTCGGCGGCCCGGTACGGGTCGGCGGGGATTCTGCCGATTCCGTGGATGTATCTGCGGATGATGGGTGCGGCTGGGCTGACCCGGGCCACGGGGGTGGCGGTGTTGGCGGCCAACTATGTGGCGGCGCGGCTGCGCGGCGCGTTCCCGGTGTTGTACGCGGGTAACAAGGGCCTGGTGGCGCACGAGTGCATTCTGGACCTGCGGCCGTTGACGAAGGCGACGGGCGTCAGCGTTGATGATGTGGCCAAGCGTCTGATCGACTACGGTTTCCACGCGCCGACGATGTCGTTCCCGGTCGCGGGGACGTTGATGGTGGAGCCGACGGAGAGTGAGGATCTCACCGAGTTGGATCGGTTCTGCGACGCGTTGATCGCGATCCGGGCCGAGATCGACAAGGTGGGGTCGGGGGAGTGGCCGGCGGAGGACAACCCGCTGGTGAACGCCCCGCACACCGCGGCGATGGTCTCGGCTGACCAGTGGTCGCATCCGTATCCGCGGTCGGTCGGGGCCTATCCGGCGGGGAGTCGGCTGGGGAAGTACTGGCCGCCGGTGCGGCGGATCGACGGCGCGTACGGCGACCGGAACCTGGTGTGTTCCTGTCCGGCGCCGCAGGCGTTTGAGGAGTGA
- a CDS encoding MerR family transcriptional regulator: MQEPWDSDSGSGPGAPAIDDDGEVGYRGVTACHAVGISYRQLDYWARTGLVVPGVRDASGSGTQRLYSFRDLVVLKVVKRLLDAGVSLQNIRKAIEALRSRGVADLAGITLISDGTTVYECRSPEEVVDLLQGGQGVFGIAIGGAFKEIQGSLSHLPAESVAPQPAVPAAAEVVGDELAARRARRRVS, encoded by the coding sequence ATGCAGGAACCGTGGGATTCCGATTCGGGTTCGGGGCCGGGTGCGCCGGCGATCGACGATGACGGTGAGGTCGGCTATCGCGGTGTGACGGCCTGCCATGCGGTGGGTATCAGTTACCGGCAGTTGGACTATTGGGCGCGGACGGGTCTGGTCGTGCCGGGGGTGCGGGACGCGTCGGGTTCGGGGACGCAGCGGTTGTACTCGTTCCGGGACCTGGTGGTGTTGAAGGTGGTCAAGCGGCTGCTGGACGCTGGGGTGTCGTTGCAGAACATCCGGAAGGCGATTGAGGCGTTGCGGTCGCGGGGGGTGGCGGATCTGGCGGGCATCACGTTGATCTCTGACGGGACGACGGTGTACGAGTGCCGTTCGCCGGAGGAGGTGGTTGACCTGTTGCAGGGTGGCCAGGGGGTCTTTGGGATCGCGATCGGTGGCGCGTTCAAGGAGATCCAGGGGTCGTTGTCGCATCTGCCGGCGGAGTCGGTGGCGCCGCAGCCGGCGGTGCCGGCTGCGGCGGAGGTGGTGGGGGACGAGTTGGCGGCGCGGCGGGCGCGGCGACGGGTGAGTTGA
- a CDS encoding DUF5999 family protein yields MCQHQPTCPSADATDRDAAKVIACFPEQGWSLLCNGVISFEDTGEILPDGRSIAPHRGPARHALVA; encoded by the coding sequence ATGTGCCAGCACCAACCCACCTGCCCCTCTGCCGACGCCACCGACCGGGACGCCGCCAAAGTCATCGCCTGCTTCCCTGAACAGGGCTGGAGTCTGCTCTGCAACGGGGTTATCAGTTTCGAGGACACCGGCGAGATACTCCCCGACGGGCGCAGCATCGCCCCGCACCGCGGCCCAGCCCGCCATGCCCTCGTCGCCTAA
- a CDS encoding oxoglutarate dehydrogenase inhibitor Odhl, with protein sequence MTRPDDEFPPLDVTSTLNLGSLEEALEGPDTDVMPNRMSGSLPPGMALLVVRRGPNAGARFLLDHDVTTSGRHPDSDIFLDDVTVSRRHAEFHRDGGTFTVRDVGSLNGTYVNRERVEAATLSNGDEVQIGKFRVVFLAGPRPEEGAGRG encoded by the coding sequence ATGACGCGCCCAGACGACGAGTTCCCCCCACTCGACGTCACTTCGACGCTCAATCTCGGCTCGCTCGAAGAGGCCCTGGAGGGGCCGGATACCGACGTGATGCCGAACCGGATGTCCGGTTCGTTGCCGCCGGGGATGGCTCTGCTGGTGGTGCGCCGGGGGCCGAACGCGGGTGCCCGGTTCTTGCTGGACCACGATGTGACGACCAGTGGGCGGCATCCGGACAGTGACATTTTCCTGGATGACGTGACGGTGTCGCGACGGCACGCGGAGTTCCACCGGGACGGTGGGACGTTTACGGTGCGGGACGTGGGGAGCCTGAACGGGACGTATGTGAACCGGGAGCGGGTCGAGGCGGCCACGTTGAGTAATGGCGACGAGGTGCAGATCGGCAAGTTCCGGGTGGTGTTCCTTGCCGGTCCGCGGCCCGAGGAGGGGGCCGGCCGCGGGTGA
- a CDS encoding DUF881 domain-containing protein, translated as MSGDEHTETGTGWPEPTGPTGKPDPRPDAPDPDELSPLAPEVEVDPEPPPGETTLDRSTGRSFTSALALVGGWRRTSPATVMIFVLLALLGFTLVEQLRTTSTDPTTSAARQEDLVRILYDLNAQEDRLRQDIAALEDSQRQLRSGEQGRQAALEEAARRADELGILAGTLPAQGPGLVVRFEPGGAAAISAIRMLDAVQELRGAGAEAMQISGGDRVTVRIVASTYFLDGENGSVFVDGRLLTGPYTITVIGDPATMRTALNIPGGVVATVDGDGGTVIVEDREVAEVSALHAPVELEHARPIT; from the coding sequence ATGAGTGGTGACGAGCACACCGAGACGGGGACGGGCTGGCCGGAGCCGACGGGTCCGACGGGGAAGCCGGACCCGCGTCCAGACGCGCCGGATCCGGATGAGTTGAGTCCGCTGGCGCCGGAGGTGGAGGTGGATCCGGAGCCGCCGCCGGGTGAGACGACGCTGGACCGTTCGACGGGGCGTTCATTCACGTCCGCCCTCGCCCTGGTCGGGGGGTGGCGGCGGACGAGTCCGGCCACCGTGATGATCTTCGTGTTGTTGGCGTTGCTGGGGTTCACGTTGGTGGAGCAGTTGCGGACGACATCTACGGACCCAACCACCTCGGCGGCGCGGCAGGAGGATCTGGTGCGGATTCTCTATGACCTGAATGCCCAGGAGGACCGGCTGCGTCAGGACATCGCGGCGTTGGAGGACAGCCAGCGGCAGCTGCGGTCGGGGGAGCAGGGCCGGCAGGCCGCGTTGGAGGAGGCGGCGCGGCGGGCGGACGAGTTGGGGATCCTGGCGGGGACGCTACCGGCGCAGGGGCCGGGGTTGGTGGTGCGGTTCGAGCCCGGTGGCGCGGCGGCGATTTCGGCGATTCGGATGTTGGACGCGGTGCAGGAGTTGCGGGGCGCCGGCGCGGAGGCCATGCAGATTTCCGGTGGTGACCGGGTGACGGTGCGGATCGTCGCCTCGACGTATTTCCTGGATGGGGAGAATGGCTCCGTGTTCGTGGATGGGCGGTTGTTGACGGGGCCGTATACGATCACGGTGATCGGGGACCCGGCGACGATGCGTACGGCGTTGAACATTCCAGGCGGGGTGGTGGCAACAGTCGACGGTGACGGCGGTACGGTGATCGTTGAGGATCGTGAGGTGGCCGAGGTTTCGGCGCTGCACGCCCCGGTCGAGCTGGAACACGCCCGTCCGATCACGTGA
- the gcvH gene encoding glycine cleavage system protein GcvH, translated as MIPEDLRYTAEHEWVAGAGDSVVRVGITHFAQDALGDIVFVQLPEVGAAVSVGDSVGEIESTKSVSEIYAPVGGTVSACNEALGDTPELINSDPYAAGWLFEVTVADSVALDGLLSAEAYRELTEG; from the coding sequence GTGATTCCTGAGGATTTACGGTATACCGCCGAGCATGAGTGGGTTGCGGGTGCTGGCGACAGCGTGGTGCGGGTAGGTATCACGCACTTCGCGCAGGACGCGCTGGGTGACATCGTCTTCGTCCAGCTGCCCGAGGTGGGGGCGGCGGTGTCTGTCGGCGATTCGGTAGGTGAGATCGAGTCGACGAAGAGTGTGTCGGAGATTTACGCCCCGGTCGGCGGGACGGTGTCGGCGTGCAATGAGGCGCTGGGCGACACTCCCGAGTTGATCAATAGTGATCCCTACGCTGCGGGTTGGCTGTTCGAGGTCACCGTGGCCGATTCAGTCGCGCTGGACGGCTTGCTGTCGGCGGAGGCGTATCGCGAGCTCACCGAGGGCTGA
- a CDS encoding NAD-dependent protein deacetylase yields MGLVSEQIEVLAGLVSGGGVVVLSGAGLSTESGIPDYRGASGAARRHSPMTYQVFVGDPLARRRYWARSYLGWRTVAGAVPNAGHRAVARLQDAGLVDGVVTQNVDGLHTAAGSGGVVELHGRLDEVVCLGCGVGMSRWELHQRLAEANPGFEARVSGVNPDGDVDLADWAVAGFRTVDCARCDAGTLKPDVVFFGESVPPARVARCFAMVESARLLLVLGSSLTVLSGRRFVVRAASLGIPVAIVNQGATRGDAYATVTVDAPLGRVLPVLADRFGAVRDGAGQLGAVPVGADGVGGPVVVG; encoded by the coding sequence ATGGGTCTGGTGAGTGAACAGATCGAGGTGCTGGCGGGGTTGGTCTCCGGTGGTGGGGTGGTGGTGCTCAGCGGTGCTGGCCTCTCCACCGAGTCGGGTATCCCGGACTACCGGGGGGCCAGTGGGGCGGCGCGGCGGCACTCTCCGATGACGTATCAGGTGTTCGTGGGGGATCCGTTGGCGCGGCGGCGGTATTGGGCGCGTAGCTATCTGGGGTGGCGCACGGTGGCCGGGGCGGTGCCCAATGCCGGGCATCGGGCGGTGGCTCGTTTGCAGGATGCGGGCCTGGTTGACGGGGTTGTTACGCAAAACGTGGACGGGTTGCACACCGCGGCGGGCAGTGGCGGGGTGGTGGAGTTGCATGGGCGCCTGGACGAGGTGGTGTGCCTGGGTTGTGGTGTCGGGATGTCGCGGTGGGAGCTGCATCAGCGGTTGGCGGAGGCGAACCCGGGGTTTGAGGCGCGGGTGTCGGGGGTGAATCCGGATGGTGACGTCGATCTCGCTGATTGGGCGGTGGCGGGTTTCCGTACGGTCGATTGCGCCCGGTGCGACGCCGGAACTTTGAAGCCGGACGTGGTGTTCTTCGGTGAGTCGGTGCCGCCGGCGCGGGTGGCCCGGTGTTTCGCCATGGTGGAGTCCGCGCGGCTGCTGTTGGTGCTTGGGTCATCTTTGACGGTGTTGTCGGGGCGGCGGTTTGTGGTGCGGGCGGCGAGTTTGGGCATTCCGGTGGCGATTGTCAACCAGGGCGCGACTCGCGGCGATGCGTATGCGACGGTGACGGTGGATGCTCCGCTGGGTCGGGTGTTGCCGGTGCTGGCCGATCGGTTCGGTGCCGTCCGAGACGGCGCGGGTCAGCTGGGTGCCGTCCCGGTTGGTGCGGACGGTGTGGGTGGACCGGTGGTGGTGGGCTGA